A region of Allocoleopsis franciscana PCC 7113 DNA encodes the following proteins:
- a CDS encoding HAD-IA family hydrolase gives MNTKVIIFDFDGTLADTFDAFVMISNRLALEFGYPPTTPEEIPKLRNLSSREIIKKSGISLFKMPFLLKKVREYLHQEILNLKTIPGIQDALIQLKHEGYCLGILTSNSEENVKLFLKKHGMQDLFSFIYSENSLFSKDKSLLKLMKKNNLRSDDLLYVGDETRDIEASKKIQIKVIAVTWGFNSGEVLTKHNPDFLIEQPSELIEVLGSLQQIVS, from the coding sequence ATGAATACAAAAGTGATTATTTTTGATTTTGATGGCACATTGGCTGATACCTTCGACGCCTTTGTCATGATTAGTAATCGCTTAGCTTTAGAGTTTGGATATCCACCAACGACTCCAGAGGAAATTCCTAAACTTAGGAATTTAAGTTCTAGGGAAATTATTAAAAAATCAGGAATTTCACTTTTTAAGATGCCCTTTCTTTTGAAGAAAGTTAGAGAATATTTACATCAAGAAATTCTCAATCTTAAAACAATTCCTGGGATTCAAGATGCCCTTATTCAGTTAAAGCATGAAGGATACTGTTTAGGGATATTAACTTCTAACTCAGAAGAGAATGTTAAGCTGTTCTTAAAAAAACATGGAATGCAAGATTTATTTAGCTTCATTTATTCAGAAAATTCACTTTTTAGTAAAGATAAGTCACTTTTAAAGTTAATGAAAAAAAATAATCTTAGGTCAGACGATCTTCTTTACGTAGGAGATGAAACACGAGATATTGAAGCGTCAAAAAAGATTCAAATTAAAGTCATTGCTGTCACTTGGGGGTTTAATTCAGGGGAAGTATTAACTAAACACAATCCCGATTTTTTGATTGAGCAACCGAGTGAATTGATTGAGGTCTTGGGAAGCTTACAACAAATTGTCTCTTAA
- the bchB gene encoding ferredoxin:protochlorophyllide reductase (ATP-dependent) subunit B, translated as MKLAYWMYAGPAHIGTLRVSSSFKNVHAIMHAPIGDDYFNVMRSMLERDRNFTPVTISSVDRNVLARGSQEKVVNNITRKDTEETPDLIVLTPTCTSSILQEDLENFVQRAQLDAKGDVMLADVNHYRVNELQAADRTLEQIVQFYIAKARKQGHLPEGKTEKPSVNIIGISSLGFHNHHDCTELKRLMADLGIEVNEVIPEGASVHNLKNLPRAWFNLVPYREIGLMAARYLEQEFGMPYVDITPMGVVETARCIRKIQQVINAQGAEVDYEEYINNQTLYVSQAAWFSRSIDCQNLTGKKAVVFGDNTHAAAMTKILAREMGIHVVLAGTYCKYDEEWFREQVSEYCDEVLISDDNGAIGDAIARIEPSAIFGTQMERHVGKRLSIPCGVIAAPIHVQDFPIGYKPFLGYEGTNQMADLVYNSFTLGMEDHLLEIFGGHDTKEVITRGISADSDLGWNKEAQAELNKVPGFVRGKVKRNTEKFARERGFSEITLEVMYAAKEAVGA; from the coding sequence ATGAAATTGGCTTACTGGATGTATGCAGGCCCCGCCCACATTGGTACCTTGCGCGTCTCCAGTTCTTTTAAAAACGTCCATGCCATCATGCACGCGCCGATTGGAGATGACTACTTCAACGTCATGCGCTCCATGTTAGAACGCGATCGCAATTTTACCCCAGTGACGATCAGTTCCGTAGACCGGAATGTCTTGGCACGCGGTTCCCAGGAAAAAGTGGTGAACAACATCACCCGCAAGGATACCGAGGAAACCCCAGACTTGATTGTTCTCACACCCACCTGCACCTCCAGCATCCTGCAAGAAGACCTGGAAAACTTTGTCCAACGGGCGCAGTTGGATGCCAAAGGGGATGTGATGCTAGCGGACGTAAACCACTACCGCGTCAATGAACTACAAGCCGCAGACCGTACCCTAGAGCAAATTGTCCAGTTTTACATTGCTAAGGCACGCAAGCAAGGGCATCTGCCCGAAGGCAAAACGGAAAAGCCTTCCGTCAATATCATCGGCATTTCTTCCCTGGGCTTCCACAATCACCACGATTGCACCGAACTGAAGCGGTTAATGGCTGACCTTGGTATTGAGGTCAACGAGGTGATTCCAGAAGGCGCTTCGGTTCACAACTTGAAGAATTTGCCTCGTGCTTGGTTTAACCTGGTGCCTTATCGAGAAATCGGCTTGATGGCAGCGCGTTACCTGGAACAAGAATTCGGGATGCCTTATGTAGACATTACTCCCATGGGAGTTGTGGAAACAGCGCGTTGCATCCGCAAGATTCAACAAGTGATTAATGCCCAAGGTGCTGAGGTTGATTACGAAGAGTACATCAACAACCAAACCCTGTATGTTTCCCAAGCGGCTTGGTTCTCTCGTTCCATTGACTGCCAGAATTTGACGGGTAAGAAAGCTGTCGTCTTTGGTGATAATACCCATGCGGCTGCCATGACCAAAATTTTGGCACGGGAGATGGGAATTCACGTTGTCTTAGCTGGCACTTACTGTAAGTACGATGAAGAGTGGTTCCGCGAACAGGTAAGCGAATACTGCGATGAAGTACTCATTAGTGATGATAATGGGGCAATTGGAGATGCGATCGCACGCATTGAACCCTCCGCTATCTTCGGTACCCAAATGGAACGCCACGTCGGTAAGCGCTTAAGCATCCCTTGTGGTGTTATCGCCGCGCCGATTCATGTTCAAGATTTCCCCATCGGTTATAAGCCATTCCTGGGTTACGAAGGCACCAATCAAATGGCTGATTTGGTCTACAATTCCTTTACTCTAGGAATGGAAGACCACCTGTTAGAAATCTTCGGCGGTCACGATACCAAGGAAGTAATTACTAGAGGAATTTCTGCTGATTCTGACCTCGGTTGGAATAAGGAAGCGCAAGCCGAATTGAACAAGGTTCCTGGTTTTGTTCGCGGTAAGGTGAAGCGTAATACCGAGAAGTTTGCTCGTGAGCGTGGCTTTAGTGAAATTACTCTCGAAGTGATGTACGCGGCGAAGGAAGCTGTGGGTGCGTAA